The genomic interval ATGTCGGCCTTCTCGATGGTGTCTCCGTGGACGCGCGCTACGGACTCCACGATGGCCCGCCGGTAGGAGTCGGCCACGTCCACGACCACGCCGTCGATGTCCAGCACGACCGCGTCTGCGTGCATGCGAGGGGGTAGTCAGCGGGAATTGAAGGGTCTTGCGACGCGGGCGAGGCGACCGCGCGGGCGGTTCGGTCCGGCGGTTCACCCGCCGTCCTCGCGCGCTCCCCTGACCTGCGCGACGTGGCTGAGCGTGACCAGTCCGAGTCCCCCGACGAGGTTCCCGGCCGTGACGACGGCGGTCGTCACGGCCAGCGCGCCGAGGCTCACGTCCGCCCCGAGGAACGCGCCGAAGAGGACGTGGAGAATCGTGACGACGACGTGGTCGAAGGGACCGAGCGTCAGCAGGACCCCGACGATGTACGCGACGGTGATACGACTCCCCACGCTATCGACCGCGAGCAGGAGGAACGACAGCAGGGAGACGAGCGCGCCCCCGGTGATGGCCTTCACGAACTCGGCCGCGGCCGTCCGGGCGACGATCTCCTCGGCGGTCCGAGCCAGTACGTGGGGCGCTCCCGTCGGGAGCGCGCCCTCGACCGACAGAACGGCCACGAGGAGGCCGCCGCCGAGGAGATTGAGCGCGAAGGTCACGGTCCACAGCCGGACCAGCGGACCGACCAGCCACGAGTCGTCGGCCGCGACCGCCGTCGCGACCGGGTCGAAGAAGTTCTCGTTGAACAGTTCGGCGCGCCCCACGACGAGGAACACGAGGCCGGGACCGAACGCGAGCGCTCCCGCGACCGTGGCGACCTCGCCGAACCGGGGTTCGACCGCGGCCTCGACGATGCCGAGCGCCACGACGCCGAAGACGACGGTGAACCCCGCGATGAAGCTGGTCGAGACGAGTTCGAGCAACGACTGGTCGAGGCGGCGCTCGCCCTCCTCGACCGCCCGGTCGAATATCTCGGCGGGGTCGGGCGCGACCGACACGCCTCGGCTATCGGGAGAGTCGGTCAAAAGCGTCGTGGCGGTCTCACGGCGAGAGAATCGGTCAGTGGAGCATCCCGACCGAGAGCAGGGCGACCAGCAACAGGCCGAGCGCGTATATCGCGTCGAGCCAGAAAATGCTCAGGAGATTCGCGAGGTAGATGACCAACACGGCGGGAAGCGCGAGGAGGACGACCGGATGTTCGCGCCACTCCGACTTCGTCCGCGCCCAGATGTTCTTGGCGTCGCCGGTGCTCGGAAACGCGTGCATGGCGACGCTGGCACCCAGCCAGAGCAGGGCGTATCCGGCGATTCCGAACCGGTCGACGTGGAATCCGCTTGCGTCGGGCTTGCCCCACAGCAACGCCAGCACGCCGAACAGCGCGAGCGCAATGAGCGTGTTCACCAGGAACGGCGCGACGCTGACCGCGAACGCGTCCCGGTACCGGTCGGGCTCCTCGTGGAGGACGTATCCGGCCGGATTACCGAGTCGAAAGTAGCAGACCTCGGCCACCGGAACGTCGTACCTGGCGCAGAGTCGCTCGTGCGCGAACTCGTGGACAACGACACCGGGGAACGTCACGAGGCTTATCAGGAACCCGGGGATGATGAGCATGCCCCGAACACCAGACGGAAAGATAATCAATCTGACTTCTGTTATCGGCCGTGATAACGCGAAGTCCTACTCCCGCGCGACGAACAGCGTCTCGCCCGGCAGGGTCTCGCGTTCGACCGGAATCGCTGGCCCGTCGCCCCCGAGGGTCGTGAACAGCAACGCGGCGTCGGCCCGGCGCGCGGCCTCGCGCGCCGGGCCGTGGAGTTCGGGTGGGAGGTTCAGCGCGTAGATCGCGTCGGCGTCCCGGTAGACCGCGGGGTCGGGGTCCCAGAGGTCGTCCTCGACGAACCTCACGCCCGCGGGCACCTCGCGGACGTGCACGTCGGTCGCGGTCACGGTCTTCCCGGCGTCGGCGAGCGCCGCCGCCACGTCGGTCCGGCGGCCGATTCCGACCTCGACGAGCGTCTCGAACCCCGAGAGGCGGTCGGCGAGGGCGTCGCGGGTGCGCGGGTCCACGGCGGGAAGTTTATGGGCCGCTCCCGCATAGTGTTTGGCATGCTCGTTGACGTCGTCCCCGTGGGGGACGTTTCCGCGCAGGTCAAGCGACAGGCCTCGGTCGCCCTCCGTTCGGTCTACGACTGCGACGTGACGATTCACGACTCCCAGTCGGTCCCGTCGGGGGCCCACGACGAGAAGCGCGACCAGTACCGCGCCGAGGAGTTCATCGAACTCGCGGGCCGGGTGGGGTCGGGCGAGAAGAACATCGCCATCACGCCCGAGGACCTGTTCTACCGGCGGCGCAACTACGTCTTCGGTCTGGCCTACCTCGACGGCAAGGGCAGCGTCATCTCGACCTACCGGCTCCAGACCTCCAGCGACGGCGGCTTCTCGAACCGGAGCGCGAGCGAGATATTCTCCGACCGGGTCCGCAAGGAGGTCGTCCACGAGATCGGCCACACCATGGGACTGGAGCACTGCGACAACAAGCGATGCGTCATGAACTTCTCGCCGACCGTCCGCGAGGTCGACGTGAAGGAGGAGAACCTCTGCGGGTCGTGTCAGCGCACGGTCCTGTAGCCCGCCCGGGCCTTCCCGCGTCGGTCCTACTCGCGCCGCGACCGTAGTCCCTCTATCGCCGCGCCGACCAGCGACAGCGCCGCGACCGCCAGCGGAGCGACCTGCCCACCCCAGCCGGGCGGGACGGCGTACCGCGCCATCGCGGTCGCGTAGTCGAGGTCCTCGCGGATGACCGACGCGTCGGCGGTCGAATCCGCGAGTCCGGCCTCGTCGGCGGTCGGGCGGTCGGCGCTGCCCTCGCCCGGGAGCCGGTCGGCCTCGTATGGCAGACCGCCGGTCTCGACGGCCCAGACGACCTCTCCCTCGGGGTTCACCTCCATCACGCGGCCGTTGTACGAGTCCGTAATCAGGGTGTCGCCGTCGGGGAGGCGGTCGGCGTCGCGGGGCCACTGGAGGCGACCCGACCCGCCGAACTCCCAGACCACCTCGCGGTCGGCGTCGAGTTCGACCACGCGGTCGCGCTCGCTGTCGGCGACCAGCAGGTGGTCGTCGGCCAGCCTGTCGGGGTTGTGTTGCTCGTGGAGGACCTCGCCCCGCTCGTGGAAGTCGTCCGGGCCGACGACCGGACGGACCCGGATGGGCCCCGACTCCTCGTCCATCCGGAGTTCGACAACGGTGTCGAAGTTCCGGAGGCTGACCTGGAAGACGCCGGGACCGAGTCGGTCCACGTCGTTGAGGTGGGTCCAGTCGCCCTCCGGCCCCATCCCCTCGGGCCTCTCGTAGTCGTCGGTCGCGTTCCACTGCCAGACCACCTCCTTCTCGCGATTGACCGCGAACACCCGGTCGTTGCCCATGTCGGCCAGCACCCAGCGGTCCTCGCTCCCGACTACGTAGTGGTCGGCGTCGTGGAGCTCGTGTTCGTGGAGCTTCGCGTCGTACCACGCGTACTCCCACACGAGTTCGTCGCTCGACTGCTCGACGATTCGGAGACTGTTGCGGACGCAGTTCTCGAAGCCGTCGTCGCGGTAGCGCGGGGGACACTCCTCGTCGGGGACCTCGGTGGCGGTCGAGAGCTGGACGCGGTCGGGACCCAATCGCTCGACGTCGAACACGTCGTCGGGCTCGTCGTACTCCCAGACGACCTCGCCGTCGGGCGATATCTCTATCGCACGCCCCTCGTCGTGGTACCCCTGCAGACCGACGAGCGTATTGTTCTCGGGGCGCTCGTCGTCTTCGGTCACCCGCGGGCCGTCGGGGGCCGAGAGCGCGCCGACGGTCGCCGCGAGGAGACAGACCGCCGCGAGGGCGACCAGCAGTTTGGCCCGGCGCTCGTGGCCGGTGGCGAACCCCTCCAGAACGCGACGTATCACTTCCGGAGGTACGGCGGCTCGGGGGAAAACGATTCGGGGGAGAGGAACTCGGGGCGAACCGACGCCGGTCAGGGCGCGTAGTAGTACTCGCCCTGCTTTTTCTGCTCGCGGTCGAGCTGGCTCCCGGGCTTGTTGATGCGGGGTCGCCCGACGTTCTCGTCGCGCCGGAAGGTGATGTCGAGGTTCGACAGGAAGTCGTTCATCCCCTCGCGCATCCCCTTGGGCTTGCTCGCGCGGCCCTGCACCGCGGGTTCGCCGTCGAACACCATCAGCCGGTCGGCCAACAGGTCGATCATGTAGATGTCGTGGTCGATGACCAGCACGGTGGCGTCCTGCTGTTCGGCGAACCGCCGGATGGCGCGGGTCGCGCGCACCCGCTGTTCGACGTCGAGGTAGGCGCTGGGCTCGTCGAGCAGGTAGAGGTCGGCCGACTTCGAGAGGCAGGCCGCGATGGCGACCCGCTGGCGCTCGCCGCCCGAGAGGTCGGTGAGGTCCTGCTCCATGATGCGCTCCAGTTGGAGCGGCTGGGCGATCTCGGTGTTCCAGTACGACGAGCCGACCTTGTCCGTAATCGAGCGCATGAAGACGTCGACCCGCATCGGCTGGTCGATTTCGATGTACTGGGGCTTGTACGCGATGTCGAGCCGGAAGTCGAGTTCGCCCTCGTCGGGGTCGAGGCGCCCCGCCAGCAGTTTGGCGAAGGTGGACTTCCCGATGCCGTTCGGGCCGACCACGCCCAGCACCTCGTTCTCGCGAATCGTGCCGCCCTCCACGTCGAGGCCGAACTCGCCCTCGCCGTAGGACTTCGAGAGGTCGGGGTACTCGACCAGCGTGTCGGCGCGGGTGACCTGCCGGGGGGCGTGCTCCTCGAACTCGATTGCCTCCGGCCGGATGCGCATGTTCTCGTTGTCGAGATAGCCCTTGAGGTACTCGTTGATGCCGTTCCGGACGGATTTCGGGTCGGTGATGACGCCGTACGCGCCGGGCTCACCGTACGCGACGTGGAGGTTGTCGGCCACGAGGTCGAGGATGGCGAGGTCGTGCTCGACGACCAGCATCGACTTGCCCTGTTCCTCGGCCATCTCTTGGACCAGGCGCGCGGCCGCCACGCGCTGGCTGATGTCGAGGTACGGCGTTATCTCGTCGACGAAGTAGAAGTCGGCGTCCCGAGCGAGACACGCTACGAGCGCCACGCGCTGGAGTTCGCCGCCCGAGAGGCTGTCGATGTCCTGGTCCATGACGTGCTCGATTTCGAGGCGCGAGAGCAGGTCGTCGAGCACGCCGCGCTCGTCGGTGTTCTCCAGCAACTGAGCGGTCGGTCCGTCGAAGCGGTCGGGAATCTTGTCGACGTACTGAGGCTTTCGCGAGACGCTCACGTCGCCGTCCTTGACCGCGTGCAGGTAGTCCTGTAGCTCCGTGCCGCGATAGGCGTCGAGCACCGCCTCCCAGCCCGGCGGCTCGGCGTGGTCGCCGAGGTTGGGGGCGAGTTCGCCCGCCAGAATCTTGACGGCCGTGGTCTTCCCGATACCGTTCGGCCCGAGGATGCCGGTGACCTGCCCCTCAAGCGGGACCGGCAGGCCGTACAGCGAGAAGGCGTTCTCGCCGTAGCGGTGGACCGGTTCGTCCTGCAGTTCCTGGGGGAGGTTGATAATCTCGATGGCGTCGAAGGGGCACTTCTCGACGCAGATGCCGCAGGTCTCGCCCAGACAGATCTCCTCGCTGATGTGTATCTGGTCGGGTTGGCCCTCCTCGGTGTCCTCGCCCCGGAGCGTGATGCACTCCTTGCCCGTCCGGTTCGGTGGGCAGTAGTTCTTGCACTCGTAGCTACAGCGGTCGGGCTGACACCGCTCTAGGTCCACGACCGCGATGCTGTCGTCGGCCATGGTTCAGAAGGTGACGCCGTTGGTCAGCAGGATGGTCCACGTCACGAACCAGAGCGAGAAGGTCATGAACAGCACGTAGAGGTGGTCCTTGGTCGAGAAGTCCTCCACGTCGATGCCCAGCACTCGGAGGAGCGGCAACTGGGCGAAGACGGCCCCGCCCACGATAGCCAGCGCGAGGGTGTCGGTCGCCGCGGTCCCGAGGACCGCGGCCGACACCAGCGCGGCAGCGACGCCCGCCAGCGTGCTGACGGCCGTCACCGTCACGCCCCGCATGTGCGAGGCCCGCCGTTCGGAAGCCTGTTCGGTAGCCATACGAGTGCATCAGGGACCCGCGTTGAAAAACCCAACCTTTCGCGACCACCTTTTACTGCACTCAGGGATTGGCGAGCAGGTGGCTCGCCAATCCCTTCGCTGGTAAAATCTGGACCAAAAACCTGCGTCACCTCCTCGGCCGCGAGAGAGGCGGCTTCGCCGCCTCTCTGCGGCCTCGAAGGTTCCTTGGTCCGCTCCTCGCTTCGTCTGCGTGAGCGGAGCGAACGCAGGCTCGGAGGACGTAGTCTTCCGGTGCTCGTCGCGGCGGATTGCGGCGTGCGCCGGAGGAAGGCGTAGCTGGGCGAAATCGCCGGAGGAAGGCGTAGACGGGCGAAACCGGTGGAGAAGGATTGCCGGGCGAAATCGGGGTGAATGGCCGTCCTGCAACCGAACGCCAGCGAGTCGGTCGCGAGTCGAGTCAACCGCCTTACCCGTGCCAGTCATTCTCAATACTTTTATGGCAGTAGCGTGTTTCGAAACGTAACGATGGTATCTGAGTCCGAGCGAGAGGACATCGACGACCTACCGCCGAGCGCGAAGCTGGTTTTCAAGGTGCTCGAATACAAGGGTGCGCTCACCCAGAAGCAGATCGTCGAGGAGTCGATGCTCTCGGCCCGAACGGTCCGATACGCTCTCGAACGACTGGAGGAACTGGGAGTCGTGGAGGAGGACGTGTACTTCGCCGACGCGCGACAGAACCTCTACGAGATAGACGTGTGCAGCGAGGCGAACGCGGAGGCCGCCGACGCCCAGAAGTCGGCGCAGTAGGTTCCGACCGGGCGAGTCCGGGGGATTCGGCGCGCGCTCCCCGCCTCCCGGGCGGGCGCGGGTCAGTCGGTGAGCGTCCCGACCGCGGACGACCGTCCGGTCAGTTCCTCGGCTTCGAGCGCGTACAGCGACAGGTGGGTGGGGGCCTGCCCGTCCGACCAGGGAGCGAGGGGGAACCACGCGTTGTCTCCGATGACCGCGAGCGCCTCGGTGATTCCGTCGTCCGTGAGGACTTCGAGGGGGCCGCGCACCATCACGCTGGTCCACTCGGGCGGCCGGACCTCCGGCACGACGAGCGTCGCGGTCGTGGTCGCGTCGAGATACGGCAGTTTCTCGCACCCCTC from Halorussus salilacus carries:
- a CDS encoding UPF0146 family protein, which codes for MDPRTRDALADRLSGFETLVEVGIGRRTDVAAALADAGKTVTATDVHVREVPAGVRFVEDDLWDPDPAVYRDADAIYALNLPPELHGPAREAARRADAALLFTTLGGDGPAIPVERETLPGETLFVARE
- a CDS encoding pyridoxamine 5'-phosphate oxidase family protein, with amino-acid sequence MFADPLDAETPDIEMDADEVNAFLRGQGWGCLTMARDSVAYSIPVSFGYDGDSTFYFQLQTDEGCEKLPYLDATTTATLVVPEVRPPEWTSVMVRGPLEVLTDDGITEALAVIGDNAWFPLAPWSDGQAPTHLSLYALEAEELTGRSSAVGTLTD
- a CDS encoding metalloprotease family protein; protein product: MLIIPGFLISLVTFPGVVVHEFAHERLCARYDVPVAEVCYFRLGNPAGYVLHEEPDRYRDAFAVSVAPFLVNTLIALALFGVLALLWGKPDASGFHVDRFGIAGYALLWLGASVAMHAFPSTGDAKNIWARTKSEWREHPVVLLALPAVLVIYLANLLSIFWLDAIYALGLLLVALLSVGMLH
- a CDS encoding archaemetzincin family Zn-dependent metalloprotease; this encodes MLVDVVPVGDVSAQVKRQASVALRSVYDCDVTIHDSQSVPSGAHDEKRDQYRAEEFIELAGRVGSGEKNIAITPEDLFYRRRNYVFGLAYLDGKGSVISTYRLQTSSDGGFSNRSASEIFSDRVRKEVVHEIGHTMGLEHCDNKRCVMNFSPTVREVDVKEENLCGSCQRTVL
- a CDS encoding helix-turn-helix transcriptional regulator — translated: MVSESEREDIDDLPPSAKLVFKVLEYKGALTQKQIVEESMLSARTVRYALERLEELGVVEEDVYFADARQNLYEIDVCSEANAEAADAQKSAQ
- a CDS encoding ribosome biogenesis/translation initiation ATPase RLI, which produces MADDSIAVVDLERCQPDRCSYECKNYCPPNRTGKECITLRGEDTEEGQPDQIHISEEICLGETCGICVEKCPFDAIEIINLPQELQDEPVHRYGENAFSLYGLPVPLEGQVTGILGPNGIGKTTAVKILAGELAPNLGDHAEPPGWEAVLDAYRGTELQDYLHAVKDGDVSVSRKPQYVDKIPDRFDGPTAQLLENTDERGVLDDLLSRLEIEHVMDQDIDSLSGGELQRVALVACLARDADFYFVDEITPYLDISQRVAAARLVQEMAEEQGKSMLVVEHDLAILDLVADNLHVAYGEPGAYGVITDPKSVRNGINEYLKGYLDNENMRIRPEAIEFEEHAPRQVTRADTLVEYPDLSKSYGEGEFGLDVEGGTIRENEVLGVVGPNGIGKSTFAKLLAGRLDPDEGELDFRLDIAYKPQYIEIDQPMRVDVFMRSITDKVGSSYWNTEIAQPLQLERIMEQDLTDLSGGERQRVAIAACLSKSADLYLLDEPSAYLDVEQRVRATRAIRRFAEQQDATVLVIDHDIYMIDLLADRLMVFDGEPAVQGRASKPKGMREGMNDFLSNLDITFRRDENVGRPRINKPGSQLDREQKKQGEYYYAP
- a CDS encoding formate/nitrite transporter family protein translates to MSVAPDPAEIFDRAVEEGERRLDQSLLELVSTSFIAGFTVVFGVVALGIVEAAVEPRFGEVATVAGALAFGPGLVFLVVGRAELFNENFFDPVATAVAADDSWLVGPLVRLWTVTFALNLLGGGLLVAVLSVEGALPTGAPHVLARTAEEIVARTAAAEFVKAITGGALVSLLSFLLLAVDSVGSRITVAYIVGVLLTLGPFDHVVVTILHVLFGAFLGADVSLGALAVTTAVVTAGNLVGGLGLVTLSHVAQVRGAREDGG